A genomic stretch from Georgenia muralis includes:
- the rocD gene encoding ornithine--oxo-acid transaminase: MLDPRQAPPTLSAPHRSATPDDAARHTPDDATRPASHSHAPGRHAAPPSSLAPNYHPLPIVLHSGEGSWVTDVDGRRYLDCLAGYSALNFGHRHPALVEAAKTQLDRITLTSRAFDHDLLLRFSDAVTTLTGTEMLLPMNTGAEAVETAVKAARKWGYEVKGVPDGEATIVVAEGAFHGRTTTIVSMSSDPETRDGFGPYTPGFRIVPYGDADAVAAAIDETTVAVLVEPVQGESGVIIPPADYLPRLRNLCDGANVLLVLDEIQSGLGRTGTTLAQEVAGVRADLTTLGKALGGGILPVSAVVGRRDVLEVLSPGTHGSTFGGNPLACAVGLAVVDLLAPGDLQARARELGAELTTRLEDLVAEGLLAEVRTIGLWAGLDVQPALGLSGRATSERLAACGVLTKDTHGNTLRLAPPLTISRGDMHLALDTLAEVLREEAREAGR, translated from the coding sequence GTGCTCGACCCCCGCCAGGCGCCCCCCACCCTCTCGGCGCCGCACCGCTCCGCCACCCCGGACGACGCCGCCCGGCACACCCCGGACGACGCCACCCGACCGGCGTCGCACTCCCACGCCCCGGGGCGCCACGCCGCCCCGCCGAGCTCGCTCGCCCCGAACTACCACCCGCTCCCCATCGTCCTGCACTCAGGCGAGGGGTCGTGGGTGACCGACGTCGACGGCCGCCGCTACCTCGACTGTCTCGCCGGCTACTCCGCCCTCAACTTCGGCCACCGCCACCCCGCGCTCGTCGAGGCCGCCAAGACCCAGCTGGACCGGATCACCCTGACCTCGCGCGCCTTCGACCACGACCTCCTCCTGCGGTTCTCGGACGCCGTCACGACGCTGACCGGCACGGAGATGCTGCTGCCGATGAACACCGGTGCCGAGGCGGTCGAGACGGCGGTCAAGGCCGCCCGCAAGTGGGGCTACGAGGTCAAGGGCGTGCCCGACGGCGAGGCGACGATCGTCGTCGCCGAGGGGGCGTTCCACGGCCGGACGACGACGATCGTCTCGATGAGCTCCGACCCCGAGACGCGCGACGGGTTCGGCCCCTACACCCCGGGCTTCCGGATCGTGCCGTACGGCGACGCGGACGCCGTCGCCGCGGCCATCGACGAGACGACGGTCGCGGTCCTCGTCGAGCCGGTGCAGGGTGAGTCGGGCGTGATCATCCCGCCGGCGGACTACCTGCCGAGGCTGCGGAACCTGTGCGACGGCGCGAACGTCCTGCTGGTCCTCGACGAGATCCAGTCCGGTCTGGGCCGCACGGGGACCACCCTCGCCCAGGAGGTCGCGGGGGTGCGGGCCGACCTCACCACGCTGGGGAAGGCGCTCGGCGGCGGGATCCTGCCGGTGTCCGCGGTCGTGGGCCGGCGCGACGTCCTGGAGGTCCTCTCCCCCGGCACGCACGGCTCGACGTTCGGCGGCAACCCGCTGGCCTGCGCGGTCGGCCTGGCCGTGGTGGACCTGCTCGCACCGGGCGACCTGCAGGCCCGGGCCCGCGAGCTCGGCGCCGAGCTCACCACGCGGCTGGAGGACCTCGTGGCCGAGGGGCTGCTCGCCGAGGTGCGCACGATCGGGCTCTGGGCGGGCCTGGACGTCCAGCCGGCGCTGGGCCTGAGCGGACGGGCGACGTCGGAGCGCCTGGCCGCGTGCGGCGTCCTCACCAAGGACACCCACGGGAACACGCTGCGGCTGGCCCCACCCCTGACGATCTCGCGCGGGGACATGCACCTCGCGCTGGACACCCTCGCGGAGGTGCTGCGGGAGGAGGCCCGCGAGGCGGGCCGCTGA
- a CDS encoding YnfA family protein, whose amino-acid sequence MPLRSMLLFVLAALLEIGGAWLVWQGVREHRGWLWVGLGAIALGLYGLVATFQPEASFGRVLAAYGGVFVAGSLVWGAVVDGFRPDRWDVAGALVCLVGVALIMYAPRPA is encoded by the coding sequence ATGCCCCTGCGCTCGATGCTGCTGTTCGTCCTGGCCGCCCTGCTCGAGATCGGTGGTGCGTGGCTGGTCTGGCAGGGGGTGCGTGAGCACCGAGGCTGGCTGTGGGTCGGACTCGGTGCGATCGCGCTCGGCCTCTACGGCCTCGTGGCCACCTTCCAGCCGGAGGCGAGCTTCGGCCGCGTCCTCGCCGCCTACGGCGGGGTGTTCGTGGCGGGCTCGCTCGTCTGGGGGGCGGTTGTCGACGGCTTCCGCCCGGACCGTTGGGACGTCGCGGGTGCACTGGTCTGCCTCGTCGGGGTCGCCCTGATCATGTACGCGCCCCGACCCGCCTGA
- a CDS encoding universal stress protein, protein MSHEKVIVVGVDGSEASLAAVDWAVAEASRTGHRLHVVCAYALPSFTAASLDGGYAAMDDTAIQQGAQAVVDEAVARTADSGLRVTSSLETGDPAGVLVDLSREAALVVVGTRGGGGFTDRLLGTVSSALPAHAHCPTVVVPLSPARSFLPVRRIVVGVDGSESARIALRRAVDEAIVWDAELSAVAAVPIATGAGAMAWLPAAVDRDEVLADVREGLGVAVKAAVGDRDVRVRQHALDGNAAALMAEFSTAVELVVVGSRGRGGFAGLLLGSTSQAVLHHAVCPVMVVPSRSADEGAAPTDVPWNQ, encoded by the coding sequence ATGTCGCACGAGAAGGTCATCGTCGTCGGGGTCGACGGGTCCGAGGCGAGCCTCGCCGCCGTCGACTGGGCCGTTGCCGAGGCGTCCCGGACCGGGCACCGGCTCCACGTGGTCTGCGCGTACGCGTTGCCGTCCTTCACCGCGGCCTCGCTCGACGGCGGCTACGCCGCGATGGACGACACCGCCATCCAGCAGGGTGCGCAGGCGGTGGTCGACGAGGCCGTCGCCCGCACCGCGGACTCCGGGCTCCGGGTGACGTCCTCCCTCGAGACCGGCGACCCGGCCGGGGTGCTCGTGGACCTCTCGCGCGAGGCCGCGCTCGTCGTCGTCGGCACCCGCGGCGGCGGCGGGTTCACCGACCGGCTGCTGGGGACGGTGTCCTCGGCCCTGCCCGCCCACGCGCACTGCCCGACGGTCGTCGTGCCGCTGTCGCCCGCGCGGTCCTTCCTGCCGGTACGGCGCATCGTCGTCGGGGTGGACGGCTCGGAGTCCGCCCGCATCGCCCTGCGGCGAGCCGTCGACGAGGCGATCGTCTGGGACGCCGAGCTCAGCGCCGTCGCCGCCGTGCCGATCGCGACCGGTGCGGGCGCCATGGCCTGGCTGCCGGCCGCCGTCGACCGCGACGAGGTGCTCGCGGACGTCCGTGAGGGTCTGGGTGTCGCGGTCAAGGCCGCGGTGGGCGACCGGGACGTCCGCGTGCGCCAGCACGCGCTGGACGGCAACGCCGCCGCGCTCATGGCCGAGTTCTCCACCGCCGTGGAACTGGTGGTCGTCGGCTCGCGCGGCCGCGGCGGCTTCGCCGGGCTGCTCCTGGGCTCGACGAGCCAGGCCGTTCTCCACCACGCCGTGTGCCCGGTCATGGTCGTGCCGTCGCGCAGCGCCGACGAGGGCGCCGCACCGACCGACGTGCCCTGGAACCAGTAG
- a CDS encoding C40 family peptidase — MTPQGARHRAARRPSTPLTVALSGQGARRGIAAVASSGLILTMAATSASAAPQTSALPNVDISAATSEALTAMVTTPTVTVPADITWSADVVASAEATPPPPPPEPEPEPEPVVERDTAAASRTAERTAIEAPAARTAAPAPAEAAPTPAPAPVAAASGVGQQIVNIARQYVGVPYVWGGATPAGFDCSGFIQYVFAQVGISLPRTSSAQGSVGYRVSAAEARPGDIIWGPGHSGIYTGNGQHIAARNPGTALYESPIYMSNPVFIRVTG, encoded by the coding sequence ATGACGCCCCAGGGCGCCCGCCACCGTGCGGCCCGCCGTCCCTCCACACCGTTGACCGTGGCCCTCTCCGGCCAGGGCGCGCGCCGCGGCATCGCCGCCGTCGCCTCCTCCGGTCTCATCCTGACGATGGCGGCTACCTCCGCCTCCGCGGCCCCGCAGACCTCGGCCCTGCCGAACGTCGACATCTCCGCCGCGACGTCCGAGGCGCTCACCGCGATGGTGACCACCCCGACCGTCACCGTGCCGGCCGACATCACCTGGTCCGCCGACGTCGTCGCCTCCGCCGAGGCCACCCCGCCGCCTCCGCCGCCGGAGCCCGAGCCGGAGCCGGAGCCCGTCGTCGAGCGCGACACCGCCGCGGCTTCGCGCACCGCCGAGCGCACAGCGATCGAGGCGCCCGCCGCCCGGACCGCTGCTCCGGCCCCCGCCGAGGCCGCCCCGACGCCGGCGCCCGCCCCGGTCGCCGCCGCCTCGGGTGTCGGACAGCAGATCGTCAACATCGCCCGCCAGTACGTCGGCGTCCCGTACGTCTGGGGCGGCGCGACCCCGGCCGGCTTCGACTGCTCCGGCTTCATCCAGTACGTCTTCGCGCAGGTCGGCATCTCGCTGCCCCGCACGTCCTCCGCCCAGGGCAGCGTCGGCTACCGGGTCTCCGCCGCCGAGGCGCGTCCCGGCGACATCATCTGGGGCCCCGGCCACAGCGGCATCTACACCGGCAACGGCCAGCACATCGCGGCCCGCAACCCGGGCACCGCGCTGTACGAGAGCCCCATCTACATGTCCAACCCCGTCTTCATCCGGGTCACCGGCTGA
- a CDS encoding metal-dependent transcriptional regulator: MSDLIDTTEMYLKTVYELEEERVVPLRARIAERLGHSGPTVSQTVARMERDGLLLLSGTRQIELTDAGRRRATEVMRKHRLAERLLTDVVGLEWAYVHDEACRWEHVMSERVERRLLELLDHPHVDPYGNPIPGLDALTGDEEVVAPREEVRSLADVAAELLPAGDDGERFAPQAPVHGESRRVDEQSARADVGDLRADVVLARIGEPLQVDVDLLSRMDQSGLRPGVRVEVRVRPGGDVVSLHAPGSETVLDLPEEITRHLFVTT, from the coding sequence GTGAGCGATCTCATCGACACGACGGAGATGTACCTCAAGACCGTCTACGAGCTCGAGGAGGAGCGCGTCGTGCCGCTGCGTGCGCGCATCGCGGAGCGACTGGGCCACTCCGGCCCGACCGTGTCCCAGACCGTGGCCCGTATGGAGCGAGACGGGCTGCTCCTGCTCTCCGGGACCAGGCAGATCGAGCTCACGGACGCCGGTCGCCGCAGAGCGACGGAGGTCATGCGCAAGCACCGGCTCGCCGAGCGGCTGCTCACCGACGTCGTCGGCCTGGAGTGGGCGTACGTCCACGACGAGGCCTGCCGGTGGGAGCACGTCATGAGCGAGCGGGTCGAGCGCCGTCTCCTCGAGCTGCTCGACCACCCGCACGTCGACCCCTACGGCAACCCGATCCCCGGCCTCGACGCGCTGACGGGGGACGAGGAGGTCGTGGCGCCGCGTGAGGAGGTCCGGTCCCTCGCCGACGTCGCCGCCGAGCTCCTCCCGGCCGGCGACGACGGCGAGCGCTTCGCCCCGCAGGCCCCCGTACACGGGGAGAGCCGCCGCGTGGACGAGCAGTCCGCCCGCGCGGACGTCGGCGACCTCCGTGCCGACGTCGTGCTGGCGCGCATCGGTGAGCCCCTGCAGGTCGACGTCGACCTCCTCTCCCGCATGGACCAGTCGGGGCTGCGGCCCGGGGTGCGCGTCGAGGTCCGGGTGCGGCCGGGCGGGGACGTCGTCTCGCTGCACGCGCCGGGCTCCGAGACGGTCCTGGACCTGCCCGAGGAGATCACCCGGCACCTGTTCGTCACCACCTGA
- a CDS encoding citrate/2-methylcitrate synthase — protein sequence MPLTPPRLPLPDPGTAPPLYAYADGEPLYRGRRMRDLVGTPFEEIWGLLVDGEGGDALPPAEPFNLPVRTGDTRVDVLSALAQLTPVWGYRPLVEIDSTRAREDLARASVMTLSFVAQSARGEDVPAVPQREVDMVTTIAERFLVRWRGVADPEAVAALDLFWLAVSETGLVPSTRTARTAAEMGADAASCLAAAVAVAGAPFGGGAAARALAIVAEAERTGDADAAIAAHLARGGDLAGFGDELVPADARVGMLRDACVRAGARRLESAEAVARAGAETLARAGAETLARAGAETLARTSGPTPGANTLFWGGVLLDHVGVPPQLFCALYLCGRTAGWSAHVLEVQRLRHL from the coding sequence ATGCCGCTCACCCCTCCTCGCCTCCCGCTGCCCGACCCGGGCACCGCGCCGCCCCTGTACGCGTACGCCGACGGCGAGCCGCTCTACCGCGGCCGGCGGATGCGCGACCTCGTGGGCACCCCGTTCGAGGAGATCTGGGGCCTGCTGGTCGACGGCGAGGGCGGCGACGCCCTCCCGCCGGCGGAGCCGTTCAACCTCCCCGTGCGCACCGGCGACACCCGGGTCGACGTGCTCTCCGCCCTGGCCCAGCTCACCCCCGTGTGGGGATACCGGCCACTGGTGGAGATCGACTCCACGCGCGCCCGGGAGGACCTCGCTCGGGCGTCGGTGATGACGCTGAGCTTCGTGGCCCAGTCGGCGCGGGGCGAGGACGTGCCGGCAGTGCCCCAGCGCGAGGTCGACATGGTCACGACCATCGCGGAGCGGTTCCTCGTGCGGTGGCGCGGCGTCGCCGACCCGGAGGCCGTCGCGGCGCTCGACCTGTTCTGGCTCGCCGTCTCCGAGACGGGTCTGGTCCCCTCCACCCGCACCGCGCGGACCGCCGCGGAGATGGGGGCCGACGCCGCCTCGTGCCTCGCCGCCGCTGTCGCCGTCGCGGGAGCACCCTTCGGCGGTGGCGCGGCCGCCCGGGCGCTGGCGATCGTGGCGGAGGCCGAGCGCACCGGCGACGCCGACGCCGCCATCGCGGCGCACCTCGCGCGGGGTGGCGACCTCGCCGGCTTCGGCGACGAGCTGGTCCCCGCCGACGCCCGTGTGGGGATGCTTCGCGACGCCTGCGTCCGGGCCGGCGCGCGCCGGCTCGAGTCCGCCGAGGCGGTCGCCCGCGCGGGCGCCGAGACCCTGGCCCGCGCGGGCGCCGAGACCCTGGCCCGCGCGGGCGCCGAGACCCTGGCCCGCACCTCCGGCCCGACCCCCGGGGCGAACACGCTCTTCTGGGGCGGCGTGCTGCTCGACCACGTCGGGGTCCCGCCCCAGCTCTTCTGCGCCCTGTACCTGTGCGGACGCACCGCCGGGTGGTCCGCGCACGTCCTGGAGGTCCAGCGCCTGCGGCACCTGTGA
- a CDS encoding SGNH/GDSL hydrolase family protein, with amino-acid sequence MATRRSARTPAVRALVAVLALVAGGCAGTATPDSGTTMPETGPTTTAPPGSSAGSATARERSTTVRLTAIGDSLTGSDGDLAGDDFGPGTWLPHVLGAGEDGSSVEWVGGWAVPGATTAVMRAQAEPRPDADVLVVLAGTNDIALGVPAEEIAANIEAIVATVGAPRVIVASVPPIEWAPDLAPRHNAALEALARGHGWEFADVAAGLRRGDGWVPGMSDDGVHPTEAGYAVLGRALREALLR; translated from the coding sequence ATGGCCACCCGTCGGAGCGCGCGCACACCGGCGGTGCGTGCGCTCGTCGCGGTGCTCGCGCTGGTCGCGGGCGGCTGCGCGGGGACGGCGACGCCGGATTCCGGGACGACGATGCCGGAGACCGGGCCGACGACCACCGCACCGCCGGGCTCGTCCGCGGGGAGCGCCACGGCGCGGGAGAGGAGCACGACGGTGCGGCTGACCGCGATCGGCGACTCGCTCACGGGCAGCGACGGCGACCTCGCCGGCGACGACTTCGGCCCTGGAACCTGGCTGCCGCACGTCCTCGGGGCGGGGGAGGACGGCAGCTCGGTGGAGTGGGTCGGCGGCTGGGCGGTGCCGGGCGCCACCACCGCCGTCATGCGGGCCCAGGCCGAGCCACGCCCCGACGCCGACGTCCTCGTGGTCCTCGCCGGCACCAACGACATCGCCCTCGGGGTCCCCGCCGAGGAGATCGCCGCGAACATCGAGGCGATCGTCGCGACGGTGGGCGCCCCGCGGGTGATCGTGGCGAGTGTCCCGCCGATCGAGTGGGCCCCCGACCTCGCCCCCCGGCACAACGCCGCCCTCGAGGCGCTGGCCCGTGGGCACGGGTGGGAGTTCGCCGACGTCGCGGCGGGCCTCAGGCGCGGTGACGGCTGGGTGCCGGGGATGAGCGACGACGGCGTCCACCCCACCGAGGCCGGCTACGCGGTCCTGGGGCGGGCGCTGCGGGAGGCGCTCCTGCGCTGA
- the serC gene encoding phosphoserine transaminase, protein METVTIPTDLLPADGRFGCGPSKVRQSQADMVAALGSSLLGTSHRQAPVRQLVGRIREGLAQLLGAPDGYEVVLGNGGSTAFWDAATFSLVRERAQHAAFGEFGQKFATATDRAPFLAPSDIRTAEAGSLAVCTSVEDVDVYAYPHNETSTGVLSPVWRQGDGDALTVVDATSVAGGTAVDLSQTDVYYFAPQKVFAADGGLWLAVVSPAALARIEEVTAARWVPDFLNLALAVESSRKDQTLNTPAVATLVMLAEQVDWINENGGLEWAAARTADSSSILYGWAEDRDYTTPFVAVPEHRSPVVGTIDFAGSVDAKELAAQLRANGVVDTEPYRKLGRNQLRIGMFPAVDPADVEALTACVDHVVEKMA, encoded by the coding sequence ATGGAGACCGTCACCATCCCCACCGACCTGCTCCCCGCCGACGGCCGGTTCGGCTGCGGGCCGTCCAAGGTCCGTCAGTCCCAGGCGGACATGGTCGCCGCACTCGGCTCGTCCCTGCTGGGCACGTCGCACCGCCAGGCGCCGGTGCGCCAGCTCGTCGGGCGGATCCGGGAGGGCCTGGCGCAGCTGCTCGGGGCACCCGACGGCTACGAGGTGGTCCTCGGCAACGGCGGCTCGACGGCGTTCTGGGACGCCGCCACCTTCTCCCTCGTGCGCGAGCGGGCCCAGCACGCGGCGTTCGGGGAGTTCGGTCAGAAGTTCGCCACCGCGACCGACCGGGCGCCGTTCCTCGCGCCGTCGGACATCCGCACCGCCGAGGCCGGCTCGCTGGCGGTCTGCACGAGCGTCGAGGACGTCGACGTCTACGCCTACCCCCACAACGAGACCTCCACCGGTGTCCTCTCCCCCGTCTGGCGGCAGGGCGACGGCGACGCGCTCACCGTCGTCGACGCCACCTCCGTCGCCGGGGGCACCGCGGTCGACCTGTCCCAGACCGACGTCTACTACTTCGCGCCGCAGAAGGTCTTCGCGGCCGACGGCGGACTCTGGCTCGCCGTCGTCTCTCCGGCCGCGCTCGCCCGGATCGAGGAGGTCACCGCGGCGCGGTGGGTCCCCGACTTCCTCAACCTCGCCCTCGCGGTGGAGAGCTCACGCAAGGACCAGACCCTCAACACCCCGGCCGTGGCCACCCTCGTCATGCTCGCCGAGCAGGTCGACTGGATCAACGAGAACGGGGGCCTCGAGTGGGCGGCCGCGCGCACGGCGGACTCGTCGTCGATCCTCTACGGCTGGGCCGAGGACCGCGACTACACCACGCCGTTCGTGGCCGTCCCCGAGCACCGCTCCCCCGTCGTCGGCACGATCGACTTCGCCGGGAGCGTCGACGCCAAGGAGCTCGCCGCGCAGCTGCGCGCGAACGGGGTCGTCGACACCGAGCCGTACCGCAAGCTCGGCCGCAACCAGCTGCGCATCGGCATGTTCCCCGCCGTCGACCCGGCCGACGTCGAGGCGCTCACCGCGTGCGTCGACCACGTCGTCGAGAAGATGGCCTGA